The segment GGAGTACACCTGACGGCGTGATAAGTAAAAAGGCTGCTGCCCCGGCGGCTCCCAGCGAATTTCACCTTGAGGCTGGCGAAGGTGAAACGGGTGAATTTGAATGCCCTCAATGCAAAACCATGATCGCGATAGGACCGACAACGACTATGGCCACCTGTGTGGGATGCAAGTCACGATATCCCATAATACGCACCAGCAACACGAAGGTTACGGTTGAACAATCTACCCCGGCCGGCGGTGGTTACGAGGAGGATGAATAGATGCCTGGGATTGAGTCCTTGATGAAACTCGCCGGTCCCGTCGGTAATGCCGTCCTGAAAAGCGCAGGTCCGTATATCCTTCGAGGGGCACTTATTGAGCTATTAAAAAGTCAGGATATGACAACTAAAACTATCACGGGTTGGGTACGGGAAGGGACTTCGCTCTGGGGGCTTCTGACTTTATCGCAGCAGTCTGTTTGTAGGGACTACGTCAGTAAACTGGGTAACGTCAATTGGTTCACTGCCGAGTGGGTGATAGAATCGCTGGCGGAAGATTTTCCTGCCGTAGCGTCGCTGATAATCAACTGGGACGAGGCTTCGGAATGGCTGAATAAGCAGGTGGATATCTGGCTTTCCGAGATAACCGGCAAGCAGGGTATTGACAAAAGTAGTCCCTAGAATTATCATAACTGTGAAAAGATGCGGGGCCGCCTCTGTGCGGCCCCTTTTGTTTTGGGGAGAGGAAATATAACTATGAACCTCAAGGATTGGGAAGCTCTGTCAGACGAGGATAAAGAAAAAATATTAAGGAGTCAACGTATTGCGTTGCCTCCTTTGCCTATTTCACCACAGACCCGTTGTTGCTCTATCCGCGATATCTTTTTGAAATGGGTAAAGGATGAACAGGATGGTGCTGAATTTTACTCGCTGATGGCCAAGCAGGTCAGGGATATCGGCTATCCGGATCTTGCGGATGCGGTTCATGTCATGGCCGGCGAGGAACTTCGTCACAAGCTCGAAATCTACGGTATTGCGAAAACATTGTCAGACGGCTGCGGCTGTAAGCCGGCAGGCGATGACGGAGGAGAAAAGTAATGGCTAATATAGGTGAATGTGTTACCTGCGGATATCCTCTCCAGGCTAATTATGCCGGCCAGAAGATAAACTGCCCGAACTGCAATACTATAAATCAAGCCAT is part of the Dehalococcoidia bacterium genome and harbors:
- a CDS encoding ferritin family protein encodes the protein MNLKDWEALSDEDKEKILRSQRIALPPLPISPQTRCCSIRDIFLKWVKDEQDGAEFYSLMAKQVRDIGYPDLADAVHVMAGEELRHKLEIYGIAKTLSDGCGCKPAGDDGGEK